A stretch of the Lolium perenne isolate Kyuss_39 chromosome 3, Kyuss_2.0, whole genome shotgun sequence genome encodes the following:
- the LOC127339270 gene encoding uncharacterized protein yields MARYRLLQLGVNHFMAEGMVFKVSAALHARRVEKWIRGVKRDFLDAATRKCVSLDCEFTNPRAPGDQRTAVLQLSLASETLVFQICHADEVAPALKEFLQDRNIKFFSAAIGNDVKMLRHYDIRITSAYDLQKLLPNPTNKPTPSPYYLTNYTIGTNLEKKKKKKYKKMDVAAQKEEEDELIF; encoded by the coding sequence ATGGCGCGCTACCGGCTCCTCCAACTCGGGGTGAACCACTTCATGGCCgaagggatggttttcaaggtctCGGCCGCGCTCCATGCAAGAAGGGTGGAGAAGTGGATCCGCGGTGTGAAGAGGGACTTTCTCGACGCCGCAACAAGGAAGTGCGTCAGCTTGGACTGCGAGTTCACCAATCCTCGCGCGCCAGGTGATCAGCGCACTGCCGTCCTTCAGCTCTCGCTGGCGTCCGAGACGTTGGTGTTCCAGATTTGTCATGCTGATGAAGTGGCACCAGCGCTGAAGGAGTTCTTGCAGGACAGGAACATCAAATTCTTCAGCGCCGCTATCGGCAATGATGTTAAAATGCTGCGTCACTACGACATTCGTATTACATCTGCGTACGACCTCCAGAAGTTGCTCCCCAACCCAACCAACAAACCCACCCCGAGTCCATATTATCTGACAAACTATACCATTGGAACAAACcttgagaagaagaaaaagaagaagtacaagaagatggaCGTCGCCGcgcaaaaagaagaagaagacgagctCATTTTTTGA